One genomic window of Tatumella citrea includes the following:
- a CDS encoding YihD family protein, with the protein MQDKRLTELLELLLPAWKQQPDLNLLQFLRQLAEETGFNGELSSLPDDVLIYHLKLRGSDKQSAIPGLKKDYEDDFKTAILKARGVIKD; encoded by the coding sequence ATGCAAGATAAACGTTTGACTGAATTGCTGGAGCTGTTGTTACCTGCCTGGAAGCAGCAGCCTGACCTTAATTTGTTGCAGTTTCTCCGGCAACTGGCCGAAGAAACTGGTTTTAATGGCGAACTTTCATCTCTGCCTGATGATGTACTTATTTATCATCTGAAACTTCGTGGCTCTGACAAACAATCTGCCATTCCTGGCCTGAAAAAAGATTATGAAGACGATTTTAAAACCGCGATTCTGAAAGCCAGGGGGGTAATTAAA